In a single window of the Rhodamnia argentea isolate NSW1041297 chromosome 2, ASM2092103v1, whole genome shotgun sequence genome:
- the LOC115737328 gene encoding uncharacterized protein LOC115737328 has product MEEYRSKSCRDGRMQMESYYGGGRPAPSSMHDLRSYSANFAGSSSSSSSNPPTFVPGKEVKLKKSKSRVGSASSKSWTFGDPELQRKTRVAGYKAYAVEGKMKGSLKKSFRWIKNTCTQVVYGWW; this is encoded by the coding sequence ATGGAAGAATACAGATCCAAGTCATGCAGAGATGGGAGAATGCAGATGGAGAGCTACTATGGTGGAGGGAGGCCAGCCCCAAGCAGCATGCATGATCTGAGGAGTTACAGTGCCAATTTTGCcgggtcttcttcttcttcctcctcgaaCCCGCCAACGTTCGTGCCCGGCAAGGAGGTGAAGTTGAAGAAGAGCAAGAGCAGGGTCGGATCTGCATCGTCGAAGAGCTGGACCTTCGGCGACCCTGAGCTCCAGAGGAAGACGAGGGTCGCTGGCTACAAGGCCTACGCCGTGGAGGGCAAGATGAAAGGGTCCCTCAAGAAGAGCTTCAGGTGGATCAAGAACACGTGTACCCAAGTTGTCTATGGATGGTGGTGA
- the LOC115737327 gene encoding eukaryotic initiation factor 4A-14, whose amino-acid sequence MAGLAPEGSQFDPRQYDAKMSELSVDGGEFFTSYDEVYDSFDAMGLQENLLRGIYAYGFEKPSAIQQRGIVPFCKGLDVIQQAQSGTGKTATFCSGILQQLDYGLVQCQALVLAPTRELAQQIEKVMRALGDYLCVKVHACVGGTSVREDQRILQSGVHVVVGTPGRVFDMLRRQALRPDCIKMFVLDEADEMLSRGFKDQIYDIFQLLPSKIQVGVFSATMPPEALEITRKFMNKPVRILVKRDELTLEGIKQFHVNVEKEEWKLETLCDLYETLAITQSVIFVNTRRKVDWLTDKMRSRDHTVSATHGDMDQNTRDIIMREFRSGSSRVLITTDLLARGIDVQQVSLVINYDLPTQPENYLHRIGRSGRFGRKGVAINFVTRDDERMLFDIQKFYNVVIEELPSNVADLL is encoded by the exons ATGGCAGGACTGGCACCAGAAGGTTCGCAATTTGATCCCCGTCAGTATGATGCAAAGATGAGTGAATT GTCTGTTGATGGAGGGGAGTTCTTCACCTCGTATGATGAAGTTTATGATAGTTTTGATGCAATGGGTTTGCAGGAAAACCTTTTGAGAGGCATTTATGCTTATG GTTTTGAGAAGCCTTCTGCAATCCAGCAAAGAGGAATTGTTCCTTTCTGCAAGGGTCTTGATGTGATTCAGCAGGCTCAATCAGGAACTGGGAAGACAGCAACTTTCTGCTCTGGAATCCTGCAGCAACTTGATTATGGTCTAGTCCAGTGCCAGGCATTGGTGTTGGCACCAACCAGGGAACTGGCACAACAAATTGAAAAGGTCATGCGGGCCCTTGGTGATTATCTTTGTGTGAAGGTTCATGCTTGTGTGGGTGGAACAAGCGTTCGCGAGGATCAACGCATTCTTCAAAGTGGTGTTCATGTTGTTGTTGGCACCCCTGGTCGTGTTTTTGACATGCTGCGAAGGCAAGCATTGCGTCCAGACTGCATCAAAATGTTTGTGTTGGATGAGGCTGACGAGATGCTTTCACGAGGTTTCAAGGATCAG ATCTATGACATTTTCCAGCTCCTGCCATCTAAGATTCAGGTTGGAGTGTTCTCGGCTACTATGCCGCCAGAAGCTCTCGAGATCACAaggaagtttatgaataaacctGTGAGGATTTTGGTTAAGCGTGATGAGCTCACCCTTGAGGGTATCAAGCAGTTCCACGTCAATGTTGAGAAAGAAGAATGGAAGCTTGAAACTCTGTGCGATCTCTATGAGACATTGGCCATCACCCAAAGTGTTATCTTTGTGAACACCAGGCGGAAGGTTGACTGGCTCACTGATAAGATGCGAAGCCGAGACCACACAGTCTCTGCAACTCATGGTGACATGGACCAGAACACCAGGGATATTATTATGCGTGAATTCCGTTCTGGATCTTCTAGGGTTCTTATCACCACTGACCTCCTGGCTCGTGGTATTGATGTGCAGCAGGTCTCGCTTGTTATAAACTATGATTTGCCGACTCAACCAGAAAATTACCTCCATCGTATAGGACGAAGTGGTCGTTTTGGAAGAAAGGGTGTGGCGATTAATTTTGTGACCAGAGATGATGAGAGAATGCTATTTGATATTCAGAAATTTTACAATGTGGTGATCGAGGAGCTACCGTCCAATGTTGCTGATCTTCTTTGA